The Anguilla rostrata isolate EN2019 chromosome 2, ASM1855537v3, whole genome shotgun sequence genome contains the following window.
aatttgttcttaatgacttgcctggtgaaataaaggtgaaatgaaaaaaaacaggggggacagagaggagagagagggagagaggggggggatagagagagagagagagacagacggagagcCCTGAATCAGTGAAAAGGGAGAGGTTGAAAACACTCAAATCTGAGAGTAATTACTACTAACAAAGGGAGAGCGAGGGCTCCTTCACCCCACCAATACCTAGTCCAGCAACACTCCAGCCCATGCCAAAAACTACAAGTCCCACCAACGCCCAACCCACCCCAACTGCCCCAACAGCAACAACTATCCAAACACCCAACGCCTCACACTCTAACCTGCCCTCAAAAGACTGAACCACCACCCCCAAACCTCCACCTCTTTAGAAGACGACAGGATAGCGCTGATGTGGGCAGACTTTGGTGGCGTAACACGGTCCAACAGGTGACGAGTCTGCTGTCACAGGTCAGCACTTGAAGGGACCAGGAAGTCGGCTCCATGCCTCAGGAAGAGTGTGATGGGTACTCTCACCAGCAGCCTGTCCATGCAGATAAGACAAACCCACCCTTTAGAAGAGACAGTATGAAGGCTGCaattcatgggggggggggggggtcgatcGCAGGTTGATCCTTTTTTATGGTGTATCATCGGTTGCAAGCATGAAGTTAtgcggggtgggaggggggggggggggggggggggggggggggggctggggaggggtgtACTACTTCCTTGGCCATCCACAGGAAGCTTTAGGCAACGACAGAAGTCAACACCACAGCTTGTACATCTCCTTCCCAAACTGATTCTCCCAACACTGCAAAGCACAAGCCAAAGGACACAAAATCACTCAGCGTGTTCAGGAtaaacagaccaaaaaaaaaaaaaaatgtttagatCAGGGGTGGGAAATTCCGTGTGCAGGCTTTTcatttccaccaattaccctggctaaacgAGCTGATCGGCCCGgaacaccaacactggttcactcgtagattagatGACAGCAGGGTGTAATGTAGGAACACAGgaacagtctttggctgtcattcatgcacttatcaagaaatgtggCCAAAGTGTCAGATGGCGTAAATGTTAGGGGCTAATTAAtgaattaaggccagaagttggcatggaaaccagaaacagacatAGCCCTCTTTTCCCACATCTGATTCAGATGATTACGTTTACAATATTACTATGAAcatggaagaggagaggaaagaggtgatagagaggagagagagaagtgaggagagagaggagtgaggaaagagaggagagagaggagggtggagagggagatgagaggtgaggagaggagaggagatgacaggaggagagagagagagggagatgagaggaggagagaggagaggagatttaaaaaaagaggagagagggaatgtgGAGGAAGCTGTACCTGTGGAAGATGCTGTGAGGAATTCTGTGAGTTGTCCGTAGCTGAAGAACAGTTAACTTTGGGCGGCCAGCATCCCCAGATGCTTTGCTGGAGGGAGTAGAGGAAGATGGCCAAACAGGCGAGCTTGAGGATGATGCTCCTGTGAGACAATGGGAAAAGGTGCTATAATTCAGTCTGTGTCAGTATAGTGAGGATATGAGACAGTGCTCTGAGAcaagagagaggagcacaggtAACAGGTCAAAGAGGCACAGGTGAGAGGGTTCTGGGACAGGTGAGAggtacaggtgagaggggtCTGGGACAGATCAGGGGTACAGGTGAGAGGTATCTGGGACAGGTGAGGGGTACAGGTGAGAGGTTTCTGGGACAGTTGAGtggtacaggtgagaggggtCTGGGACAGGTGAGGGGTACAGGTGAAAGGGTTCTGGGACAGGTGAGgggtacaggtgagaggggtCTGGGACAGGTGAGGGGTACAGGTGAGAGGGTCTGGACAGGTGAGTCAGGTGAGGGTCTGGGAAGGTGAGTGGTACAGGTGAGAGGGTTCTGGGACAGGTGAGGGGTACAGATGAGAGGTTTCTGGGACAGGTGAGGGGTACAGGTGAGAGGTTTCTGTGACAGGTGAGTAATACAGGTGAGAGGGGTCTGGGACTGGTGAATGGTACAGGTTAGAAGGGTCTGTGACAGGTAAGGgggtacaggtgagaggggtCTGGGACTGGTGAATGGTATAGGTTAGAAGGGGTCTGGGACAGGTGAGGGGTACAGGTGAAAGGGTTCTGGGACAGGTGAGgggtacaggtgagaggggtCTGGGACAGGTGAGTACAGGTGAGCAGGGTCTGGGACAGGTGAGgggtacaggtgagaggggtCTGGGACAGGTGAGGGGTACAGATGAGTGGTTTCTGGGAGAGGTGAGTGGTACAGGTGAGAGGGTTCTGGGACAGGTAAGGGGTACAGGTGAGGGGGATCTGGGACAGGTGAGGGGTAAGGATGAGAGGTTTCTGGGACAGGTGAGGGGTACAGGTGAGAGGTTTCTGTGACAGGTGAGTAATACAGGTGAGAGGGGTCTGGGACTGGTGAATGGTACAGGTTAGAAGGGTCTGTGACAGGTGAGGgggtacaggtgagaggggtCTGGGACTGGTGAATGGTATAGGTTAGAAGGGGTCTGGGACAGGTGAGGGGTACAGGTGAAAGGGTTCTGGGACAGGTGAGgggtacaggtgagaggggtCTGGGACAGGTGAGTACAGGTGAGCAGGGTCTGGGACAGGTGAGgggtacaggtgagaggggtCTGGGACAGGTGAGGGGTACAGATGAGTGGTTTCTGGGAGAGGTGAGTGGTACAGGTGAGAGGGTTCTGGGACAGGTAAGGGGTACAGGTGAGGGGGATCTGGGACAGGTGAGGGGTACAGATGAGAGGTTTCTGGGACAGGTGAGGGGTACAGGTGAGAGGTTTCTGTGACAGGTGAGTAATACAGGTGAGAGGGGTCTGGGACTGGTGAATGGTACAGGTTAGAAGGGTCTGTGACAGGTGAGGgggtacaggtgagaggggtCTGGGACTGGTGAATGGTATAGGTTAGAAGGGTCTGTGACAGGTGAGGGGGTACAGGTGAGAGGGTTTTGGAACTGGTGAAGgggtacaggtgagaggggtCTGGGACTGGTGAGGTACAGGTTCTGGGGTACAGAAGcggacacacacctgaccaaGGTGATGTTGACCTGGACGGTGAGGGAGTAATCCTCAAAGCCAGAGATTCTGCGGAACAGGTGGGGCAGCAGGAAGTTCAccatggtgatggtgatgggaGTGAGGTACTCAACCAGCAGACTAAGCTTGGGtttctgagagggagagagagagagaaacagaaagagagagagagagacatgctcGTTAGTAGCCCATACTAGTTGGTGGCTCATAATCGTTAGCAGCCCATACTAGTTAGCGGCTCATAATTGCTAGCAGCCCATACTAGCTAGCCGCTCATAATCGCTAGCAGCCCATACTAGTTAGCGGCTCATAATTGCTAGCAGCCCACACTAGTTAGCGGCTCATAATCGCTAGCAGCCCATACTAGTTAGCGGCTTATAATCGCTAGCAGCCCATACTAGTTAGCGGCTCACAATCGCTAGCAGCCCATACTAGTTAGCGGCTCATAATCGCTAGCAGCCCATACTAGTTAGCGGCTCATAATCGCTAGCAGCCCATATTTGTTATAGGCCCAGCCTGTGATCCTCAGCTCACCTTTGTCTTTGAGCTCTCAAGGGTGACATAGTAGATGAGGTAGAAGGAAGCACTGAGCAGCACGATGACCAGGAAGTTGAGTACCGCACGCACAAAGTAAAGCTGCACCCGCTGCCTGAACGTCCTCTGGGATACGTGCTGGTGAAAACGCTCCTCCTCCAGAACCAgctgaggaagaagaggggTGAGGAGACAGCTGGAGTTCTACTCTACTGACCACTGGAGTTCTGCTATACTGACCACTGGAGTTCTACTCTACTGACCACTGGAGTTCTGCTCTACTGACAACTGGAGTTCTACTCTACTGACCACTGGAGTTCTGCTCTACTGACCACTGGATTTCTACTCTACTGACCACTGGAGTTCTGCTCTAATGACCACTGGAGGTCTGCTTTACTGACAACTGGAGTTCTGTTCTACTGACAACAGGAGTTCTGCTATACTGACCACTGGAGTTGTACTCTACTGACCACTGGTGTTCTACTCTACTGACCACTGGTGTTCTACTCTACTGACCACTGGAGTTCTGCTCTACTGACCACTGTAGTTCTGATCTAATGACAACTGGAGTTCTGCTATACTGACCACTGGAATTCTGCTCTACTGACCGCTGGAGTTCTACTCTACTGACCACTGGAGTTCCGCTCTACTGAGTTTCAGTTAATCttttcctttacatttttaCCTGTATTTTGTGTAAATCCTcctttatattatttaattatttcaatctGCCGCCTTGTCACATTTATAtggtattttcatttaataacatttatttttctgttttagtgttttttgtggtttcagcATGTGTAAAGCTCCTGACCTTGATGTCGTTTCGGATTAAGCTGTGCTGGAGCACAGCTGATTCAGGGACTTGGGTGCAGAAGTCCCAGCCACAGAACACCTTGTAGCTAAAGTGATGGTTGTAGCGCCTTCCCAGCATCCACGTGTGCTTGTAGCCAATCACTGTCCTGGGGAAAGGTGAGGGGGTGGAGcatgagggagagaggtgagaagggcagggtgtgtgtttgtgtgtgtgttcggggggaggggggttgtgtgtggggttgtgtatgtttgtgtatgtgtgtgtgtgtgtgttctgtgtgtgtgtatttgtgtgagtgtgtgtgtgtgtgtgagtggggtgtgtgtgtatgtgtatgtatgtgtgggtggggtggggtgtgtgtgtgtgtgcgtgtgtgtgtgcctgtgcacatgtgtgcacgtgcgtgtgcatgtgtgtgtaagtgggtgtgtgtggtctcACCTTCGTACCACCATGATGATGCTGAGGGTGAGGAGGGAGGCAATGGCCAGGAGGAAGAGTAGGGGTGAGCTTCGGCATGGCAAGTCCAGAAAGACGGGAGAGTAGAACCTGTAGAAGACCGGGGAACGGTCCACAAAGCCCTGCAGGGGAAGGAAGAGAGCCCAGAGAGAGGGGTGCGTTCAATCTAGCTGCACAAAGGTGCTGTACTCAGCCTCTAGTGCAGGGGTGGGCAgttccaggcctggagggccggtgtgggtgcaggtttttgtttccatcaaTTACCCAGGCTAAGTGAGCGAAACGGCTGCACACGCCAGCACTAGTTCACCCATAGATTACATCACAGTAGGGAAACAAGAACAACCTTTGGCTGTCATTCGTGTGGTTAGTGAGAAAtgcagctgaagtgtaattTGGCATAATTTTTATGgctaagtaattaaggccagacgTTGGCatgaaaagcagaaacagatacggccctcCTTGCCCACCTCTGCTCTAGTGGTTCAGTTAAAGAAAGAGTAACAGTTTGTCTCTCATTTGTACGAAACAGCCCCACGCAGTAAAATGTTGAGTGTTAAATCAGCCCTTACAGGGTATATATattccctattggactcatttGTATTGTTAGATTTGAGTACTGTACTCAAAATTGACTGTACCACAACTCTACCGCACCCCTCTCACCATGGTAGATCTTTTCAgagacaccccacccccccctcgcccctccccatctccccatAGACAGAATGGTGCTGAGGTTCAGAACGTACCGTCAGCAAAAACAGATCCAACACAGAGTCGGTGTCTATGAAACctataaagaaaagaaagaaaacacactgaCAGTTACAGCGAGTGTCTGTGCTTATTACAGACAGTTACCGTGAGTGTCAGTACTTATTGCTGACAGTTACAGTGAGTGTAGTAACGCGCTAGTAACGACTGTTACAGTAAGTGCTAGTACTGGTGCTGACTGTTACAGTAAGTGTCAGTGCTAGTATTGACTGTAAcagtgagtgtctgtgcttaTTACAGACAGTTACAGTGAGTGTCTGCGCTTATTACAGACAGTTACAGCGAGTGTCTGTGCTTATTACAGACAGTTACAGTGTCAGTGCTTATTATAGACAGTTACAGTGAGTGTCCGTGCTTATTACTGACTGTAACAGTGAGTGTCAGTGCTTATTACAGACAGTTACAGTGAGTGTCAGTGCTTATTACAGACAGTTACAGTGAGTGTCAGTGCTTattacagacaggtacagcGAGTGTCTGTGCTTattacagacaggtacagcGAGTGTCTGTGCTTATTACAGACAGTTACAGTGAGTGTCAGTGCCTGCTGTCACTGGAGGGGCAGATTCCTCGCTCTCTCACCATGTGTTAAGTTGTGTTTCCCGGACAGTACAGGTGTGAGGGCCAAACCGCTAATGACGAGACAGTGTATCAGGTTCAGGTACAGCAGGTAGCGCAGAAAGGTGAAGTATGCCTTCACCCCGACACCAAATTTACCTGCACAAACCAAGAGCAGACACCATTAAATCTGCACAGCACACGCTTCGACCAATACTCACCAACTCCTATATACACCTATGCCTATATACACCTGCtcctatacacacatacaccaataCACACCTACTCCTATACACACCTGCTCTTATACACACCTACTCCAATACACACCTACTCTTATATACACCTGCTGTTATACACACCTACTCTTATATACACCTGCTCTTATACAAACCTGCTCTTATATACACCTATGCCAATACAGACCTACTCTTATATACACCTGCTCTTATACACACCTGCTCCAATACACATCTGCTCTTATCCACGTGCTCCTATACATACCTGCTCTTATATACACCTATACCTATACACACCTGCTCCTATACACACCTGTTCCTATACATACCTACACCTCTactgtgagggagtggggaatTAGGAAGACCAAACGCAACTGGTCAGGATACTTTAAGGTATTCACCTGGGCGGAATAACCACTAAGTCTCGTTAGAGACAAAAGGATAGGggaaaagtaaacaaaaagaaaaacaatactccCATGGGAGACTATCCCaaagaaaaaagctttaatGACCCGAGTACAGAGTGAAGAAACTAAGGCTTAAAGAGTATACTGGTATAGTATACTTTAGTATACTTAATGAGTAtactaaaacaaaatggcagtctGAATAGATTGGTGAACATGAGAACTTAAGAGAGCAGCCCTCGCACAGAGGGCTGTCAAAAGAACCACAAGAGAGTTGTAGATATGAGTAAAGATATTAGTGCTAACTTAGTAGCCCCCAATCTAATAATCTCAAAATTCAGTTCCGCAGTAACTCTTTGCATAAATCAAAGGACACAGAAGAGGGACTGATCTAgtactgaacaaaaacaactaaaactcTTACCAAACTGACCAAGGCTTTCGTGTAACGCAAGtagacactgaagcaaagcttatcggtttgctaggggtttaaatagaaagccaacaggtgcaaatcgTAAACACAGATTTGCACGAGTATAATTCACTCAAGGAAATGAAGGACACtaaatggccgtaataactgaagaaaaggtgcaggaataaaaccaaatgccgtaataaatgaaagaatggcacaggatggaaaagaaatggtgctATCACCCAAAACTATGACATATCCACACCTGCTCTCATACATTTGTGATTCTATATACATCTGCAGACTGCATTTACATTGAACTTATTATTCACTAATGATACCCCCACATTATTGAATCCTGAACCCAGTACCCCACATTACTGTCCCCTGAATCCAGTACCCCACATTACTGCCCCTGACTCCAGTACCCCACATTACTGTCCCCTGAATCCAGTACCCCACATTACTGCCCCTGAATCCAGTACCCCACATTACTGCCCCCTGAATCCAGTACCCCACATTACTGCCCCTGACTCCAGTACCCCACATTACTGCCCCTGACTCCAGTACCCCACATTACTGCCCCTGAATCCAGTACCCCACATTACTGCCCCTGACTCCAGTACCCCACATTACTGTCCCCTGAATCCAGTACCCCACATTACTGCCCCTGAATCCAGTACCCCACATTACTGCCCCCTGAATCCAGTACCCCACATTACTGCCCCTGAATCCAGTACCCCACATTACTGTCCCTGAATCCAGTACCCCACATTACTGCCCCTGAATCCAGTACCCCACATTACTGCCCCTGAATCCAGTACCTCACATTACTGCCCCTGAATCCAGTACCCCACGTTACTGCCCCTGAATTCAGTACCCCACATTACTGCCCCTGAATCCAGTACCCCACATTACTGCCCCCTGAATCCAGTACCCCACATTACTGCCCCTGAATCCAGTACCCCACATTACTGCCCCCTGAATCCAGTACCCCACATTACTGCCCTGAATCCAGTACCCCACATTACTGCCCTGAATCCAGTACCCCACATTACTGCCCCTGAATCCAGTACCCCACATTACTGCCCCTGAATCCAGTACCCCACATTACTGCCCCTGAATCCAGTACCCCACATTACTGCCCCCTGAATCAGTACCCCACATTACTGCCCCTGATTCAAGTACCCCACATTACTGCCCTGAATCAGTACCCACATTACTGCCCCTGATTCAAGTACCCCACATTACTGCCCCTGAATCCAGTACCCCACATTACTGCCCCTGAATCTAGTACCCCACATTACTGCCCCCTGAATCCAGTACCCCACATTACTGCCCCTGAATCCAGTAACCCACACGctgtttttatgctgttttaATATGATGTGGGATACTGGGTTCAGGGGACTACCTAACCCACTACCACTCTGACACCGACCCCCAACAgaagcacccccccaccctcgatGGTGTGTAAGGCCTTCCTCCAGGGCTGCAGTCCACACATCGTCCTGACAACCTGCTCCCGCAACCGCCTCCTTGCGATGCGCTGGCTCTGCCACCAAGACTCCCAGCAGCCAATGCTGAGCCTCTGCTGCTGCCGTCGATCCCTGATTGGCCAACAAACATAACAGCATTTACCATTCCGTTCAGCACAGAAAATGAGGAACTTCCACTTTCACCGCTATCACAGAGATGGCCCAttccacgcatgcacacacacacacacacacacacacaagcacacaagcacacacgcacacacacacacgcacacactcacacatgcacacacacgcatacgcatgcacacgcacacacaagcatgcatgcacacacgcatgcacaagtACACACTCAAATATTAACCGTTCATGCAAAATCACACTCATgtaagtgcatgcatgcacacacacacgtatacagatacacacactcaaatgttAACCATTCACACAACACAATCATGCTCACAAGTGTATTCttgcacgcatacacgcacacagacaaacacatgcacatactcctacacacacgctgacacacatgtacatagaaacatatgcatgcacactcatacacatacacatacatatagtctacacacacacacacacacactcttaaacTGCATTAAATGACAGCAGGGCCAGGTTTCCACACTCATTCGTCTTTCAACTGGTTTAGTGAGTTTTAGATTTCAGCGCTCCAAGCCAAACATACAAAAAGGCAAGGAGaaacacccagcactgcccTCGTAAGAACCAGCTTTTGTCTGTGTGATACACAATCCCTGGCTGTTTGCTgtatccctctctgtctcagggaGATCTGTGCTCTGTCCCACAAAACCAGAGCTGCTGCATTTCTGTCTGTTGTTTTCTTCTCCTTCAGTGATATCAGAGAAGAAAAATACTGTCGACATTTGGCAGTGTAGGCAGTTTGAGTGTGTTGTAGCGTGGAGTAGTAGCAGGGTTTTTAATTGAGGAAGAATGCCCCCTTAAATCAGCTGGAAAATGATCTCTACTCAACCACTCCACAGCCACACCATTGCGATTCTTTATATACTTGCTGTTTTCGATATTGTTGTAAAATTACCTAAAGCCAATAACGTGCAAAAGTGTGTTGGGGTAGCACAATGACAGGGTGTGTACAGGAATGTATTGTTGTGTTTAGGTATCATACTGGTATGATGTACAcaggtgtgtatatatgtgtttggGTACCATAGTGATATGGTGT
Protein-coding sequences here:
- the tmc8 gene encoding transmembrane channel-like protein 7, whose protein sequence is MAHSSGGFFMLQSDDSNVCGLTVESCGRSEFETFLELPHCLPGDGWDKGPHMSLQDEGSYRGLQDEGPYRRRQSEEPYRGLQSEEPYRGLQDERPYRGLQDEGPYRGQQDEGSYRRQQDHFPVRDRDPNLPLRNLPLSMQEKRKTRDRRQQQRLSIGCWESWWQSQRIARRRLREQVVRTMCGLQPWRKALHTIEGKFGVGVKAYFTFLRYLLYLNLIHCLVISGLALTPVLSGKHNLTHGFIDTDSVLDLFLLTGFVDRSPVFYRFYSPVFLDLPCRSSPLLFLLAIASLLTLSIIMVVRRTVIGYKHTWMLGRRYNHHFSYKVFCGWDFCTQVPESAVLQHSLIRNDIKLVLEEERFHQHVSQRTFRQRVQLYFVRAVLNFLVIVLLSASFYLIYYVTLESSKTKYGLLTIMSHQLVWATNEHVSLSLFLFLSLSPSQKPKLSLLVEYLTPITITMVNFLLPHLFRRISGFEDYSLTVQVNITLVRSIILKLACLAIFLYSLQQSIWGCWPPKVNCSSATDNSQNSSQHLPQCWENQFGKEMYKLWLLFVLFRCCEPAQKMFRGSQSSVWFHFTLLLGLLLTVVTLGINANTYPPSSDCGPFAGNLTLFNITENCVQILPDFAQKALRFFISKAFALLLIFVEIVFLTSFVSQGRANRRAIEGLKDILVMCSADKRFLVKKHSACLRTLKTSLSEGNGEDARRMEAVDPSEIQPPFTRSTSAPCGDVAFQQGGVAFLTGAKPL